GTGCTAAGCGTGGACGGCGGTCTGACCATGATTGGTTGAAATGGGAAAAGGAGCCAGATAATGGATTTTACGCTTCCTGATCATATCCTCAAAATCAAGTACGAAACTCGAGAGTGGGTGGAGAATGTCCTGAATCCGCTGTCAGCTCCCCTCGAGGAAGAAGAGCGCATCCCGGAAGAACTCGTGGCAGAGCTGAAAAAGGGGCGTTTCTTCGGGCTGACCATACCCAAAGAGTACGGTGGACAAGGATGGTCGGTTGTAGAGTGGTTTACGGTTCTCGAAGAAATCGCCAAAGCCTATGCCACAGTACGACTTATCGCTCATTGTATGAATGGACTCTTCTGGAGACCGTTACAACAGTACGGCACTGAGGAGCAAAGAAGAAAATATTTGCCGAAACTGGCTACCGGCGAGATCTGGGCGGCAAATACCCTTACGGAACCGGAGGCGGGCACTGGAAAAGACATTAACTCCAAGACAACCCGTGACGGCGACGACTACCTCATAAATGGCCGCAAGTGGCTCATCTCGACGTTTCCCGATCAAACGAAACTGCTTTATTCTTTTGCCGCTACAGAAGAGGGGATTACTTCGTTCCTCATCGATCTCCCCACAGAGGGTATCACGTTTGTGCCGATGGAAAAGATGATGGGATGCGTCGGACCTCGTCACTACAACGTCATTTACAAGGATTGCCGAGTCCCGGCCTCCAGTATTCTGGGAGAAAAAGGGAAGGGCTTGGACGTGGCATTCGGAATGCTTCACTTGAGCCGAGTGTCAATTGCTTTCGGTTGCATCGGTTTAGCTCAAAAAATGTTCGACCTCGCTGTAGCATACGCAAAGAAGAGGAGCACCTTCGGAAAACTCCTGGTTCAGCGTCAGGCTATTCAGAACAACGTTGCGCAGATGGCTACCGAAATTCAAGCTGCTCGAATGCTTGCCTATGAAGCTGCCTGGAGGTTCGATCAAGGACAAGATATTGTCACCAACGCAGCCATGGCAAAGATGTTTGCCGAGCAGGTGGTGACCCGTGTATCCGAAATGGCTTTGAGAATGCATGGAGGTGTGGGGTACACGAAAGCATATCCGCTGGAAAGACATTTCCGGGATTGCCGATCTTTTCATTTCGAGGAGGGCACTGAGGAAATTCAGAAACTACTCATAGCGAGAAAATTCCTTAAGTAGGCAATCACGTTCTTAACAAAGCAGCGGAATTGCCTCAGGACATGGGCCCATAGGTGGACGGTTCTTCCGACGATAGTGATGGTCGTGACGGAAGAGCGTTCCCTATGGCGACCATGATAAGACATGGCCGCCGGTTCGAACGTGATTGCTGCACAGCCGGCCCAACCTGGATGTGTTAGGAGGTGGGTATGCGAACGATTCAGGTAAATAAGATGATTGATGAGAGCAAGTACAACAGCTTTCATCTCTCAGTGCTTATACTCTGTCTTTTCGTTATCATCAGTGACGGATATGATTTGGTCGTTTATGGCACAATCGTTCCGGCCCTTATGAAGGACTGGAGCTTAACACCCATTCAAGCTGGCATGATAGGTAGTTACGCCATGGTCGGCATGCTGTTGGGTGCCTTGATATTCGGTCCATTGGCGGACCGAGTTGGCAGAAAAGCAGTCATCCTGGTCTGTCTTGCTCTTTTTGGCACCTTCACCGGAACCGTAGGTTTTGCGCGAGACGCTACCGAATTCGGAATTTATCGATTCATTGCCGGACTGGGGCTGGGCGGTGTCATGCCGAACTGTATCTCACTCGTCACGGAATACATGCCCAGGAAGGTGCGAAGCACGATGGTGGCTATCATGTTCTGCGGAATGCAGATCGGGTCCATAGCTGCTGCAGGCCTAGGCATCTTCCTCATTCCTGCCTACGGCTGGAAGATAATGTTCTGGTTGGGTGCACTGCCTCTGCTCTTGATACCCTTTCTTTGGGCCTATCTTCCGGAGTCCCTCGATTTCTATATGAAACGCAATCAAATGGATAAGCTTGCGCATGTAGTAAAGTCCTCAGTGCCGGAATTTGAGCCGAAGCCAGACGATGTGTACGATTTAGCCACTGTTAAAATCCATAAGATACCGGTGGTCAACCTGTTTGAAGAGGGGCGTGCTTTCAGCACTATCATGTTCTGGATTGCGTATGTTTGTAATCTTCTCATTATCTACGCAATAGCGGTTTGGTTGCCAAAACTGATGCAGAATGCCGGCTATTCCATGGGCTCGAGCCTCTGGTTCCTGGTTGTGAGCAATATGGGAGCAGTAGTCGGAGCCGTTTCAGGATCATGGCTCTCTGACAAAGTTGATGGCAAGAAGATTTTGGTTACCTACTTCTTCCTGGCGTTTGTATCCATAAATCTCTTGGCCTTGAATGTGAACTTTGTGTTACTGTCCATCTTTGTAGCAATATCCGGAGCCACCACCATGGGAACGCAAATAGCTGCCAATGCATATGTTTCTCAGTATTATCCGCTGAGTATGCGTTCAAGCGGTATCGGTTGGGCACTTGGCATAGGGCGTTTCGGAGCAGTGATCGGACCCACCATGGGAGGTTTCCTGCTTGCTATGAACCTGTCACTCGCCATGAACTTCTTCGTGTTCGCTGTTCCGGGACTGATTGCTTCCGCTGCCATGGCATTAGTGCAAAGAAGATATGGTTACACATGGAATCAGAGACAAGCTGCCAACATGGAGAAGGTAGCCTAGTCTCACGTGTCGTGAAACGGTCATGGTTGTAAGACAATGACAACAACTATAATGATTTGACTCTTTGAGCGGCTTCTCTGCCCCGGTTACAACTGCCATGAAAGGGAGACTGGGTAGGGAAGCCGTATTCAGCATAGGAGGTCGTGTATGTCGTTGGAATGGTTACCAAGGGATAACAACTGCAGAGATCATATCCTCTTGGGGTCTGAGCATTGGGGAACCGATGCTCCTTGTACAGTATACGAAAAAAAACCTTTAGTCTCTCCGGACGGGAAACAGATTGACGGACTGTATGTTGCCTGGATCCGCCTGAACAATCCGAAGCAGTACAATTCCTACACAACCGAAATGGTCAAAGGAGTGATTGCCGGATTTTTCGCGGCAAGCCAAGATCGTTCAGTTGTTGCCGCGGTCTTCACCGGTACCGGGGATACAGCCTTCTGTTCTGGGGGAAACACCAGAGAGTATGCAGAATACTATTCCATGCGTCCCAATGAATATGGCGAGTACATGGACCTGTTCAATGGAATGGTTGACGCTATTCTTAACTGCAAAAAGCCGGTGATTTGCCGAGTGAACGGGTTGAGGGTCGCCGGTGGTCAGGAAATCGGAATGGCTTGCGACTTGGCCATTTCAAGTGATCTGGCCGTTTACGGCCAGGCCGGACCCCGGCATGGTTCCAGTCCCGATGGTGGTGCTACCGATTTTCTTCCCTGGTATCTGTCCATGGAAGATGCAATGTGGAATTGCGTGAGTTGCGAAATGTGGAGCGCCTACAAAATGAAGGCAAAAAATCTCATTTCCAAGGCGATTCCTGTTCTCAAACAAGGGGATAAGTTCATTCGGAATCCCCTCGTAATCACCGATTCCTATGTGCAAGATGGCGAGATCGTCTACGGCGAATTCAAGACCGGGGCTGCAGCAGAAGAAGCCAAGAAAATGATGAAGGAGCTTCCTCGAGACTTTGAGTTGGTCGACAAGGAAGTAAACAGGATAGTATGGACTTTTGCCAATCTCTTTCCCGGTTGTCTGATCAAGGCTATCGATGGAATCCGAGCCAAGAAGAAGTTCTTCTGGGATCAAACCAAACTCTGCAACCGGCATTGGCTGATGACTAACATGAGTTACGAAGCGTACCTGGGCTTCAATGCTTTCAATGCTAAGAAGATCTCGGGTCGGGATACTATAGATTTCATCAAATGGCGCCAACGTATCGCGGAAGCAGCTTCCATGACACCGGAAGTCTTCTCCGAAGTACTGGGAGAGCCTCAAAAATAAGCATTGGCAAGTTGTCTTGTTTCACGTTTCCAGGATAACCTGAGAACGAAAAATGATAAAGAGCGTTGCGTTCGGTGCGACCTATAATGGAATCGCACCGAACACCGTCTCCATATAGGAGGATTACATGGCCAAGGTCGCAGTAATTGGCGTCGGCCAAAGTGAGTTTGTTCGATCCTACCCGGGGTCGATACGAGAACTGGCCTTTGAGGCCTATAGAGATGCCATGAAGGATGCGGCAATCAACTCAGAGCAAATCGATGCAACCGTAATCTGTTCCGCTCCCGAATACGATAAGCAGAGAACACCCGCAGGCCTTATGGCGGAGTACCTGGGACTCAATCCCCAACCGACGTTCTACGTAGAAAGCGTATGCTCATCAAGTTCCAGCGGGCTCAGAACAGCATACGCACTTATTGCCTCCGGGCTTCACGATATAGTGGTGGTGTTGGGCTTTCAGAAAATGTCAGAAATCACCTCTGCAGATTCT
The sequence above is a segment of the Desulfomonile tiedjei DSM 6799 genome. Coding sequences within it:
- the oah gene encoding 6-oxocyclohex-1-ene-1-carbonyl-CoA hydratase; the encoded protein is MSLEWLPRDNNCRDHILLGSEHWGTDAPCTVYEKKPLVSPDGKQIDGLYVAWIRLNNPKQYNSYTTEMVKGVIAGFFAASQDRSVVAAVFTGTGDTAFCSGGNTREYAEYYSMRPNEYGEYMDLFNGMVDAILNCKKPVICRVNGLRVAGGQEIGMACDLAISSDLAVYGQAGPRHGSSPDGGATDFLPWYLSMEDAMWNCVSCEMWSAYKMKAKNLISKAIPVLKQGDKFIRNPLVITDSYVQDGEIVYGEFKTGAAAEEAKKMMKELPRDFELVDKEVNRIVWTFANLFPGCLIKAIDGIRAKKKFFWDQTKLCNRHWLMTNMSYEAYLGFNAFNAKKISGRDTIDFIKWRQRIAEAASMTPEVFSEVLGEPQK
- a CDS encoding acyl-CoA dehydrogenase family protein, which codes for MDFTLPDHILKIKYETREWVENVLNPLSAPLEEEERIPEELVAELKKGRFFGLTIPKEYGGQGWSVVEWFTVLEEIAKAYATVRLIAHCMNGLFWRPLQQYGTEEQRRKYLPKLATGEIWAANTLTEPEAGTGKDINSKTTRDGDDYLINGRKWLISTFPDQTKLLYSFAATEEGITSFLIDLPTEGITFVPMEKMMGCVGPRHYNVIYKDCRVPASSILGEKGKGLDVAFGMLHLSRVSIAFGCIGLAQKMFDLAVAYAKKRSTFGKLLVQRQAIQNNVAQMATEIQAARMLAYEAAWRFDQGQDIVTNAAMAKMFAEQVVTRVSEMALRMHGGVGYTKAYPLERHFRDCRSFHFEEGTEEIQKLLIARKFLK
- a CDS encoding MFS transporter; this translates as MRTIQVNKMIDESKYNSFHLSVLILCLFVIISDGYDLVVYGTIVPALMKDWSLTPIQAGMIGSYAMVGMLLGALIFGPLADRVGRKAVILVCLALFGTFTGTVGFARDATEFGIYRFIAGLGLGGVMPNCISLVTEYMPRKVRSTMVAIMFCGMQIGSIAAAGLGIFLIPAYGWKIMFWLGALPLLLIPFLWAYLPESLDFYMKRNQMDKLAHVVKSSVPEFEPKPDDVYDLATVKIHKIPVVNLFEEGRAFSTIMFWIAYVCNLLIIYAIAVWLPKLMQNAGYSMGSSLWFLVVSNMGAVVGAVSGSWLSDKVDGKKILVTYFFLAFVSINLLALNVNFVLLSIFVAISGATTMGTQIAANAYVSQYYPLSMRSSGIGWALGIGRFGAVIGPTMGGFLLAMNLSLAMNFFVFAVPGLIASAAMALVQRRYGYTWNQRQAANMEKVA